One genomic segment of Erysipelotrichaceae bacterium 66202529 includes these proteins:
- a CDS encoding AAA family ATPase — MGKIIAVSNQKGGVGKTTTSINLAAGLGYLGNKVLLVDFDPQGNATQGVGAEVGEDKLSVYNLIMEDYKVEDIRKKLTSPPIDIVPASIALAGADLQMVKFEVGKEELLKNKLDLIKDEYDFIIIDCPPSLGLLNTNALTAADSVIIPVQCEYYALEGVTQLLLTIRLVQQLFNRELMIEGVVLTMYDARTKLSVEVQQEVRQHFKDRVYKNYIPRNVKLSEAPSRGMSIFEYDVRCEGAKAYAGLSNEVVKMNKKAKAR; from the coding sequence ATGGGTAAAATCATAGCGGTATCCAACCAGAAGGGCGGTGTTGGTAAGACAACAACATCTATCAACCTCGCGGCTGGTTTGGGATATCTTGGAAATAAAGTCCTCCTGGTGGATTTTGACCCGCAGGGAAATGCAACACAGGGAGTCGGTGCAGAGGTAGGCGAGGATAAGCTATCCGTATATAATCTGATTATGGAGGATTATAAGGTGGAGGATATTCGTAAAAAGCTGACATCTCCGCCAATTGATATTGTTCCTGCAAGCATTGCGCTGGCCGGAGCTGATCTGCAGATGGTTAAGTTTGAGGTTGGAAAAGAGGAGCTTTTGAAAAATAAGCTGGATTTAATAAAGGATGAGTATGATTTCATCATTATTGACTGCCCGCCTTCTCTGGGACTTTTAAATACCAATGCCTTAACGGCTGCGGATTCTGTCATTATTCCGGTACAGTGTGAATATTATGCACTGGAGGGTGTTACTCAGCTGCTTCTGACTATTCGTCTGGTTCAGCAGTTGTTTAACCGTGAATTGATGATTGAAGGTGTTGTGCTGACGATGTATGATGCCCGTACTAAGCTGAGTGTGGAAGTGCAGCAGGAGGTACGCCAGCATTTTAAGGATCGTGTTTATAAGAACTACATACCGAGAAATGTGAAGCTGAGTGAAGCTCCGTCCAGAGGAATGTCAATATTTGAATATGATGTTCGCTGTGAAGGGGCAAAGGCTTATGCTGGCTTGTCCAATGAAGTTGTGAAAATGAATAAGAAAGCAAAAGCCAGATAG
- a CDS encoding ParB/RepB/Spo0J family partition protein: protein MKDTRIVDIDLVEPNPYQPRLEFDDEALMDLAQSIRENGLIQPITVREMDGKYQIIAGERRFRALKLNGAVDVPVLIMDANEVQMAEMALVENIQRENLSAIEEAKSYVEIMKYSGLNQSQLALRVGKSQSSIANKIRLLNLDEDVQEAVSTKKISERHARALIGLDEEKQHDALNKIVKKGMTVAQTEKMLKEQAQPKKEKKKVMLKGISKNIKIAINTIHQAVSMVNRAGTAAAISEEEHEDEVIITIRIPK from the coding sequence ATGAAAGATACTAGAATAGTGGATATTGATCTGGTAGAACCGAATCCTTATCAGCCGCGTCTGGAATTTGATGATGAAGCACTGATGGATCTGGCACAATCCATTCGGGAAAACGGACTGATCCAACCGATTACAGTTCGTGAAATGGATGGAAAATATCAGATTATTGCCGGAGAGCGGCGATTTCGGGCATTGAAGCTGAATGGTGCTGTGGATGTTCCGGTTCTCATCATGGATGCCAATGAGGTACAGATGGCAGAAATGGCATTAGTGGAAAATATTCAGAGAGAGAATCTGAGTGCAATCGAGGAAGCAAAGTCCTATGTGGAAATCATGAAGTATTCCGGATTGAATCAGAGTCAGCTTGCTTTGCGGGTAGGTAAGAGCCAATCCTCCATCGCAAATAAAATCCGTCTTCTGAATCTGGATGAGGATGTGCAGGAAGCTGTCAGTACGAAGAAGATAAGTGAACGGCATGCAAGAGCATTGATTGGTCTGGATGAAGAAAAACAGCATGATGCTTTAAACAAAATCGTGAAAAAGGGCATGACGGTTGCACAGACTGAGAAAATGCTGAAGGAACAGGCACAGCCGAAAAAAGAAAAGAAAAAGGTGATGCTGAAGGGCATCAGCAAAAATATCAAGATCGCAATCAATACGATTCATCAGGCAGTCAGTATGGTGAATCGTGCCGGAACAGCGGCAGCTATAAGCGAAGAGGAACATGAGGATGAAGTCATCATTACCATTCGCATTCCGAAATAG
- the rsmG gene encoding 16S rRNA (guanine(527)-N(7))-methyltransferase RsmG, whose translation MSKKFHKEDFFKVLAEHGIQLHERQLQQFEEYASMLIEWNQKMNLTAITDLDEIYEKHFLDSILPSFDWKLQGSFCDVGAGAGFPGIPLKIIYPDLELTIVETLGKRITFLNALCEKLKLDGVACVHARAEDYAKEHRESFDIVSARAVANLPLLSELCIPLVKQHGSFLALKGANGDEEYALAEKAIRLLGCELKQRDVHTLSDGSQRINFVFEKTRLTPKKYPRPFAQMKKNPL comes from the coding sequence ATGTCCAAAAAATTTCATAAAGAAGACTTTTTCAAGGTGCTTGCTGAGCACGGTATTCAATTACATGAGCGTCAACTGCAGCAGTTTGAGGAATACGCATCCATGCTGATCGAATGGAATCAGAAAATGAATCTAACCGCCATAACCGATCTGGATGAGATTTATGAAAAGCATTTTCTGGATTCTATATTACCTTCCTTTGATTGGAAGCTACAGGGCAGCTTCTGTGATGTTGGTGCTGGTGCAGGATTCCCTGGAATACCTTTAAAAATCATATATCCTGATCTGGAGCTGACGATAGTAGAAACACTGGGAAAAAGAATTACTTTTTTAAATGCTTTATGTGAAAAGCTAAAGCTCGACGGTGTAGCCTGTGTGCATGCCAGAGCTGAGGATTATGCTAAGGAGCATCGGGAGAGCTTTGATATTGTGAGTGCCCGTGCGGTTGCCAATCTTCCTTTACTCAGTGAATTGTGCATTCCACTGGTAAAGCAGCATGGCAGCTTCCTTGCATTAAAGGGTGCCAATGGCGATGAGGAATATGCATTGGCTGAAAAAGCAATTCGGCTTCTGGGGTGTGAATTAAAGCAGAGGGATGTGCATACGCTGTCAGACGGATCACAGCGGATCAACTTTGTTTTTGAGAAAACAAGGCTGACACCAAAGAAATATCCGAGACCGTTTGCACAAATGAAGAAAAATCCCCTTTGA
- a CDS encoding DNA-binding protein — translation MRKKSIILLIVLLCIALGAVCYAKRMKEIEENIHFIKEDSTREILWGESLAEKDFVELDSSVKDATVLFHYDDSIINKEQLLTVTVNCNGYKTSRGFNLTIIDTDPPIIKYTGPAKIEGDPNFRLSDYLQVYDIRPYDKVKLDLHEKDGSNKQSYYEYSCDENNQTCNFDQDAVGVHDVHIFAYDGHGNEAYKTIKITVMPPAYH, via the coding sequence ATGAGAAAAAAGTCAATTATTCTTCTTATCGTATTACTTTGTATAGCTTTGGGGGCTGTTTGCTATGCAAAGCGGATGAAAGAAATAGAAGAGAATATTCATTTCATTAAGGAAGATAGTACAAGAGAAATACTTTGGGGAGAGTCACTAGCTGAGAAAGATTTTGTAGAGTTAGATTCTTCTGTTAAGGATGCAACTGTCCTGTTTCATTATGATGATTCAATTATAAATAAAGAACAGCTGCTTACTGTAACGGTTAACTGCAATGGATATAAGACAAGCCGGGGTTTCAACTTGACAATTATTGATACAGATCCACCGATTATAAAATATACGGGACCAGCAAAAATAGAAGGTGATCCCAATTTTAGATTAAGTGATTACCTGCAGGTTTATGATATTCGTCCCTATGATAAGGTGAAGCTTGATTTACATGAAAAAGATGGTAGTAATAAGCAGAGTTATTATGAATATAGTTGTGATGAGAATAACCAGACCTGCAATTTTGATCAGGATGCCGTTGGTGTTCATGATGTACATATATTTGCATATGACGGACATGGGAATGAGGCATATAAAACAATAAAGATTACAGTTATGCCGCCAGCCTATCATTGA
- a CDS encoding LytTR family transcriptional regulator encodes MLRIAILENEDAAKNIMFSLAQYLQEEDCCFYCFKKISQFAKVEKEKEFHVVVFHEKMEIPRVTQSFVLNKPQRIIIYTKTRLRETEQQILPFARIFYVERGRIQTDMKRILPYIKKLIRNQDEYLFSYNNVKVPLKISDIYYIEKEDKLLVYHTKRGEFRERKNMKDAYMDFRVYNFLWIHVSYLVNMSYIMKIENDMVMLPTVHLPISRSKKAEVLRTFHGFIDKNY; translated from the coding sequence ATGCTGAGAATTGCAATACTTGAAAATGAAGATGCTGCGAAAAATATCATGTTTTCACTTGCTCAGTATCTGCAGGAGGAGGATTGCTGCTTTTACTGCTTCAAGAAGATATCGCAGTTCGCAAAGGTTGAGAAGGAAAAGGAATTTCATGTTGTGGTATTTCATGAAAAAATGGAGATTCCAAGAGTAACACAGTCCTTTGTTTTGAATAAGCCTCAGCGGATTATCATTTACACGAAGACAAGGCTGCGTGAAACGGAACAGCAGATCCTGCCCTTTGCCCGCATTTTCTATGTTGAACGAGGAAGGATACAGACAGATATGAAGCGTATCCTGCCATATATAAAAAAGCTCATTCGCAATCAGGATGAATATCTGTTTTCCTATAACAATGTAAAGGTACCATTGAAGATCAGTGACATTTATTATATTGAGAAGGAAGATAAGCTGCTTGTATATCATACAAAGCGGGGGGAGTTTCGGGAACGCAAGAATATGAAGGACGCCTATATGGATTTTAGAGTATATAATTTTTTATGGATACATGTCAGCTATCTTGTCAATATGTCTTATATCATGAAAATAGAGAATGATATGGTCATGTTACCTACAGTTCATTTGCCGATATCCAGATCAAAAAAAGCTGAGGTCTTGCGTACATTTCATGGCTTTATAGATAAAAATTACTGA
- a CDS encoding ChbG/HpnK family deacetylase: MKRVIVNADDFGFSEAVNYGILKAIKSGIVTSTSLMANMPGFAHAVELYHRYPNLAVGVHLNLTCYRPLLSTHKTLTMENGCFHKQNDLLHYDETEMYTELKAQIQRILDAGIRIDHLDSHHHIHTTKRLRNVIVRLQKEYALPVRGGFEYPVSFPHTELSTAFYGEGAKLSSLEEIFAHVSEQEVTDIMCHPAYIDQFLYDSTSYSLKRIKEQEILCSEKAAQLIQRYGITLCTYKEVHA; the protein is encoded by the coding sequence ATGAAAAGAGTTATCGTAAATGCGGATGATTTCGGTTTTAGTGAGGCGGTCAATTATGGTATTCTGAAAGCGATAAAGAGTGGCATTGTAACTTCTACATCGTTAATGGCAAATATGCCTGGCTTTGCGCATGCGGTGGAATTGTATCACAGATATCCAAACCTGGCTGTAGGAGTGCATCTGAATCTTACATGTTATCGCCCGCTGCTTTCCACGCATAAGACTCTGACGATGGAAAACGGCTGTTTCCATAAACAGAATGATCTTTTACATTATGATGAGACAGAAATGTATACGGAATTAAAAGCACAGATTCAGCGTATCCTGGATGCTGGCATCCGTATCGACCATCTGGATTCCCATCATCATATTCATACAACTAAAAGGCTTCGCAATGTGATTGTAAGACTGCAGAAGGAATATGCTCTGCCTGTTCGGGGCGGATTTGAATATCCGGTGTCATTTCCACACACAGAGCTGTCGACAGCATTTTATGGGGAGGGTGCAAAGCTGAGTTCTCTGGAAGAAATATTCGCTCATGTGAGTGAGCAGGAGGTGACGGATATCATGTGTCATCCTGCCTATATAGATCAGTTCCTGTATGATTCTACATCGTATTCGCTGAAGCGTATAAAGGAACAGGAGATTTTATGCAGTGAAAAAGCTGCGCAGTTGATTCAGAGATACGGTATTACACTATGTACATATAAGGAAGTGCACGCATAA
- a CDS encoding MBL fold metallo-hydrolase codes for MKLREHLYLLSGGIYGKLGNVYAVQYDGGYILIDCGRYDALDIIQKNMKYWGIASQDITHVLLTHGHDDHAGSSSWFQKHGSQIYVGAGDEVIMKAGNFGTESPFTNHVMPPCSPDVIIVEDMVIHVGNLTLHAYRMPGHTEGSVLYHMVLDKEEIIFSGDMFFADGETGEAAFTGWKGDMTYNGSLLLESFQRLWKLQLHADIVAGGHGIPVIGGHADQIIMLAYKYAMLNNR; via the coding sequence ATGAAGCTGAGAGAACATCTGTATCTCCTTTCCGGAGGTATATATGGAAAATTGGGGAATGTCTATGCAGTACAATATGATGGCGGCTATATCCTGATAGACTGCGGACGGTATGACGCTTTGGATATCATACAAAAAAATATGAAGTACTGGGGGATTGCATCACAGGACATCACGCATGTGCTGCTCACACACGGTCATGATGATCATGCGGGAAGCTCATCATGGTTCCAAAAGCACGGCAGCCAGATATATGTCGGTGCCGGTGATGAAGTCATCATGAAGGCCGGAAATTTTGGTACGGAAAGTCCGTTTACCAATCATGTTATGCCGCCATGCAGTCCGGATGTGATAATTGTTGAGGATATGGTTATCCATGTCGGAAATCTGACGCTTCACGCGTACCGCATGCCGGGACATACGGAGGGCTCTGTCCTTTATCATATGGTGCTTGATAAAGAGGAGATCATTTTCAGCGGCGATATGTTTTTCGCAGATGGTGAAACAGGCGAAGCAGCCTTTACCGGCTGGAAGGGGGATATGACTTATAATGGTTCTCTCCTTTTGGAAAGCTTTCAACGGCTCTGGAAGCTGCAGCTGCATGCGGATATCGTTGCCGGCGGACACGGTATTCCGGTAATTGGCGGGCATGCGGATCAAATTATTATGCTTGCCTATAAATATGCAATGCTGAACAACCGCTAA
- a CDS encoding UDP-N-acetylglucosamine 1-carboxyvinyltransferase codes for MEEVIKIEGKHELEGTVRISGSKNATVALIPAAILANGPVTICGVPDISDVQSLSVLLRDLGVLVDIRSSDTIVIDPTTMENRPLVQDAVNKLRASYYFMGALLGKYGHAEIKMPGGCYLGPRPIDLHLKGFEALGANIRYDHGSYILDAPQLTGTKIFLDIASVGATINIMMAAVHAKGRTTIENAAKEPEIIDVATLLNKMGANIRGAGTNVITIDGVDQLAGCFHEIIPDRIEAATYIVLAAAAAKEVRIDNIIPHHLEALLSKLKEIGTDLEIGVDNVVIRASKELKAADIKTLPYPGFATDIQQPLTALLTQALGQSIVTETIYTERFKHCQELNKMGANINVMIPSSFINGPTPLSGAEVYATDLRCGACLVIAGLIADGVTTIHNIYHIERGYEHIDEKLTALGAKIWRETIE; via the coding sequence ATGGAAGAAGTTATAAAGATTGAAGGAAAGCATGAATTAGAGGGGACAGTAAGAATCAGTGGTTCAAAAAATGCCACTGTTGCACTGATTCCGGCCGCCATTCTGGCAAATGGCCCAGTTACTATTTGTGGAGTTCCTGATATATCTGATGTACAATCCCTGTCTGTACTGCTGAGAGATCTGGGTGTTCTTGTGGACATCCGTTCTTCTGATACCATTGTTATTGATCCAACAACAATGGAAAATCGACCGCTGGTACAGGACGCTGTAAATAAACTGCGGGCTTCCTATTATTTCATGGGGGCACTGCTTGGAAAATACGGACATGCGGAAATCAAAATGCCGGGAGGCTGTTATTTGGGCCCACGACCAATCGATTTGCATTTAAAGGGCTTTGAAGCACTGGGGGCAAATATCCGCTATGACCACGGTTCTTATATTCTGGATGCACCTCAGCTGACAGGAACAAAGATTTTCCTGGATATCGCCAGTGTGGGAGCGACCATCAATATTATGATGGCTGCGGTTCATGCGAAGGGCAGAACAACGATTGAGAATGCCGCTAAGGAACCGGAAATTATCGATGTGGCTACACTACTGAATAAGATGGGTGCCAATATCCGTGGTGCCGGAACAAACGTGATTACGATTGACGGTGTGGATCAGCTTGCGGGCTGTTTCCATGAAATCATTCCGGATAGAATCGAGGCTGCCACATATATCGTACTTGCCGCAGCAGCCGCAAAGGAAGTCCGGATTGACAATATTATACCGCATCATTTGGAGGCGTTGCTTTCCAAGCTGAAGGAAATTGGTACGGATCTGGAAATCGGTGTTGACAATGTTGTTATCCGTGCATCAAAGGAACTAAAGGCTGCCGATATCAAAACGCTGCCTTATCCAGGCTTTGCCACAGATATACAGCAGCCGCTGACAGCTCTGCTTACGCAGGCACTGGGACAGTCCATTGTTACAGAAACGATTTATACAGAGCGGTTCAAGCATTGTCAGGAGCTGAATAAAATGGGGGCCAATATCAATGTTATGATACCTAGCTCCTTTATCAATGGGCCGACGCCGTTATCCGGCGCAGAGGTCTATGCAACGGATTTGCGCTGCGGTGCCTGCCTTGTGATTGCAGGATTGATTGCCGATGGGGTTACAACGATTCACAATATCTATCATATCGAACGCGGATATGAGCATATCGATGAAAAGCTGACAGCTCTTGGTGCAAAAATCTGGAGAGAAACAATAGAATAA
- a CDS encoding IS1634 family transposase — protein MVLYTLEVPMAYFLKKSHLKKGLYLQIYESFYDHSKKNTSHKSFRSLGYVHDLIDSGIADPISFFSQEVKKLNDELKSRKELEKIRLIEESPVRYLGYFPIKNILDGLRVSEHINLLQYNRDFRFSISDIMECLIYARCVKPCSKYKTFHEVIPYLYGDMTGFSYDQLLTALGIMGDEYEKIVEIFTSRVSERYGISTSKTYFDCTNFYFEIDRESDIQKKGPSKENRTDPIIGLGLLLDTNQLPIAMKLYPGNQSEKPVLRNMIGALKQQNNISGKTVQVADKGLNCAANIYAARKNRDGYIFSKSVKSLSDREQQWVLNENNQFTCVYDENKELKYKYLSIIDEFKYEFQDEDKKKKRFTVKEKRILTFNPSLCEKQQYELKKMYEKAKKLKACQAKKSEYGESSRYMTFSSSDKDGNATDEKVIVQLNEKKYKKDCQLAGYNMLVTSELAMDDEEIYNVYHNLWRIEESFKIMKSELDARPVFCRSESTIKGHFLICYLAVLLSRILEFKVLGNKVCTSRLYEFMRTYTVLREENSRYINITPSSPTITTLSEHFNLPIRNFYLSPQQIKMMLDQVI, from the coding sequence ATAGTGCTATACACTTTGGAGGTTCCTATGGCTTATTTCCTTAAAAAATCTCATCTGAAGAAAGGTCTCTATCTTCAGATCTATGAAAGTTTCTATGACCACTCTAAAAAGAATACCTCTCACAAATCTTTCAGATCTCTAGGTTACGTCCATGATCTCATTGATTCCGGTATCGCTGATCCTATCTCCTTTTTCTCTCAGGAAGTCAAAAAACTCAACGATGAGCTCAAAAGCAGGAAAGAACTTGAAAAAATCAGGCTTATCGAGGAATCCCCTGTCCGTTACCTCGGCTATTTCCCTATCAAAAATATTCTTGATGGTCTCAGGGTATCTGAACATATCAACCTGCTCCAGTATAATCGTGATTTCAGATTCTCCATCAGCGATATCATGGAGTGCCTCATCTATGCAAGATGTGTGAAGCCATGCTCCAAATACAAGACCTTTCATGAGGTGATCCCTTATCTTTATGGGGACATGACAGGTTTCAGCTATGACCAGCTGCTGACTGCACTTGGGATCATGGGTGACGAATATGAGAAGATCGTTGAGATCTTCACCAGCAGAGTTTCTGAACGTTATGGCATATCTACCTCGAAGACTTATTTTGACTGCACCAATTTCTACTTTGAAATTGATAGAGAAAGCGACATTCAGAAAAAGGGTCCCTCTAAAGAGAACCGTACTGATCCTATCATTGGTCTGGGCCTGCTTCTTGATACCAATCAGCTTCCTATCGCAATGAAACTTTATCCCGGCAATCAGTCCGAGAAGCCAGTATTAAGAAATATGATCGGGGCATTGAAGCAACAGAACAATATATCAGGAAAAACCGTTCAGGTGGCTGACAAAGGATTGAACTGCGCTGCCAATATCTATGCAGCCAGAAAAAACAGGGATGGCTATATTTTTTCGAAATCTGTAAAGTCGCTGAGTGACAGGGAACAGCAGTGGGTGCTGAATGAAAACAATCAGTTCACATGCGTGTATGATGAAAACAAAGAGCTGAAATATAAATATCTGAGCATTATCGATGAATTCAAATATGAATTCCAGGACGAGGATAAGAAGAAAAAAAGATTCACGGTAAAAGAAAAACGCATTCTGACATTTAATCCCTCCTTATGTGAAAAGCAACAATATGAACTGAAAAAGATGTATGAGAAAGCAAAGAAATTAAAAGCGTGTCAGGCAAAGAAAAGCGAGTATGGTGAATCATCGAGATATATGACATTCTCATCATCAGACAAGGATGGGAATGCCACAGATGAAAAGGTGATCGTCCAACTGAATGAGAAAAAATATAAAAAAGACTGTCAATTGGCCGGATATAATATGCTGGTAACATCTGAGCTGGCAATGGATGATGAGGAAATCTATAATGTATATCATAATCTATGGCGGATAGAAGAGTCCTTTAAAATCATGAAATCCGAGCTGGATGCCCGTCCGGTTTTCTGCCGCAGCGAAAGCACGATCAAGGGGCATTTCCTGATCTGCTATCTGGCAGTGCTGCTGAGCAGAATCCTTGAGTTTAAAGTGCTGGGGAATAAGGTCTGCACTTCCAGACTCTATGAATTCATGCGAACTTATACAGTTCTGAGAGAGGAGAACAGCAGATACATCAATATTACTCCATCCTCACCGACCATCACAACACTGTCGGAACACTTCAATCTGCCGATACGGAACTTCTATTTATCACCACAACAAATAAAAATGATGCTTGATCAAGTGATTTAG
- a CDS encoding DUF1846 family protein, with translation MKEVAFDNDKYLKLQSKHILERISNFDNKLYLEFGGKLFDDHHAARVLPGFQPDSKLEMLLELKEEVEIVIAVSANDIEKNKIRSDMGITYDVEVLRLIDAFRDTGLYVGSVVITQYANQTSADTFKAHLEHLGVHVYLHYPIAGYPNNIPLIVSDDGYGKNEYIETTKPLIVVTAPGPGSGKMATCLSQLYHEHMRGIKAGYAKFETFPIWNLPLKHPVNLAYEAATADLNDINMIDPFHLEAYGETTVNYNRDVEIFPVLNAMFEKILGTSPYKSPTDMGVNMAGYCIMNDEAARRASSDEIIRRYYKAKVDYKKGHTTEDTISKIEIIMSQANIQPDERSVVKPALEKSEETDAPAVAIELPDGRIVTGKTTSLLGASSAALLNALKELGNINDEIPLISPNIIEPIQKLKVNSLGNHNPRLHTDEILIALSISATTNPVSHLALQQLDKLKDCEAHSTVILSQVDANTFRKLNVNLTCEDRYQTKKLYHR, from the coding sequence ATGAAAGAAGTGGCATTTGATAATGACAAGTATTTAAAACTGCAATCCAAGCACATCTTGGAACGTATCAGCAATTTTGACAATAAATTATATCTGGAGTTTGGCGGAAAGCTGTTTGATGACCACCACGCGGCCAGAGTTCTGCCAGGTTTTCAGCCGGACAGTAAGCTAGAAATGCTCCTTGAGCTGAAAGAGGAAGTGGAAATCGTCATTGCGGTTTCTGCAAATGATATAGAAAAAAATAAAATACGAAGCGATATGGGAATTACCTACGATGTTGAGGTTCTGCGTCTGATTGATGCGTTCCGCGATACCGGTTTGTATGTTGGCAGTGTGGTTATCACGCAATATGCAAATCAGACCTCCGCCGATACCTTTAAGGCACATCTGGAGCATCTGGGTGTACACGTATATCTGCATTACCCGATTGCGGGATATCCGAATAATATACCGCTGATCGTATCGGATGACGGGTATGGTAAAAATGAATATATTGAAACGACAAAGCCGCTGATCGTTGTGACAGCGCCAGGACCTGGATCCGGTAAAATGGCAACCTGTCTTTCCCAGCTGTATCATGAGCATATGCGCGGAATCAAAGCAGGCTATGCAAAATTTGAGACATTTCCAATCTGGAATCTGCCTCTGAAGCATCCGGTCAATCTGGCATATGAAGCTGCCACTGCAGACCTGAATGACATCAATATGATTGACCCGTTCCATCTGGAAGCATATGGCGAAACAACCGTTAATTACAATCGTGATGTGGAAATATTCCCTGTATTAAATGCTATGTTTGAAAAAATACTGGGGACAAGTCCTTATAAATCACCTACCGATATGGGTGTGAATATGGCCGGTTACTGTATTATGAATGATGAAGCCGCAAGACGTGCGAGCAGCGATGAAATCATTCGCCGATATTATAAGGCGAAAGTTGATTATAAAAAAGGGCATACGACAGAGGACACCATCAGTAAAATTGAAATTATCATGTCTCAGGCAAATATTCAGCCGGATGAAAGAAGTGTAGTAAAGCCGGCGCTGGAAAAATCCGAGGAAACTGATGCTCCTGCTGTAGCGATTGAGCTGCCGGATGGACGTATTGTCACAGGCAAGACCACCTCCCTTTTGGGAGCAAGCTCTGCAGCCCTGTTAAATGCATTGAAGGAGCTGGGAAATATCAATGATGAAATTCCACTGATTTCCCCAAATATTATAGAGCCAATTCAAAAGCTGAAGGTAAATTCTCTGGGTAATCATAACCCGAGACTGCATACGGATGAAATTCTTATCGCATTGTCCATCAGCGCAACGACCAATCCGGTTTCACATCTGGCTTTGCAGCAGCTGGATAAGCTGAAGGACTGTGAAGCACATAGCACCGTGATCCTATCTCAGGTGGATGCAAATACCTTCCGCAAGCTGAATGTAAATCTGACGTGTGAGGACAGATATCAGACGAAAAAGCTGTATCACAGATAA
- a CDS encoding Spx/MgsR family RNA polymerase-binding regulatory protein, producing MRMLFIEYPPCSTCKKAKKYLQEAGMDLQTRHIVEETPTVEELRTWVKQSGLELKKFFNTSGNLYKELKLKDRLKDMSEEEQLHLLSRNGMLIKRPLLICEKGVAVGFKEDNYKNLCSE from the coding sequence ATGCGTATGTTATTTATAGAATATCCACCCTGCTCCACATGCAAAAAGGCAAAGAAGTATCTGCAGGAGGCAGGTATGGATTTGCAAACGCGTCATATCGTAGAGGAAACGCCAACGGTTGAGGAGCTTCGCACATGGGTAAAGCAAAGCGGACTGGAGTTAAAGAAATTTTTTAATACATCCGGAAATCTTTACAAGGAGCTGAAGCTGAAGGATCGTTTAAAGGATATGAGTGAGGAGGAACAGCTCCATTTATTAAGCAGGAATGGGATGCTGATCAAGCGTCCGCTGTTGATTTGTGAAAAAGGAGTAGCTGTAGGTTTTAAGGAAGATAATTATAAAAATTTATGTTCAGAATAA